CGGGATGGACAGAAGGGATGACGCCTTGGTTCGATGAGCTTAAAGGTAATCTCGAGAACAAGAAGGATGGAAAAATCCCACAAGCTCCTGCTTGGCCGGATAATACAGGGCCAGATATGGGCCATGGGACACCTTCGGGACAATTATCCGCTATGGCTGAGCAACCGCTCGCTATAATGATTGATACGGAAAATCATAGATTGGCTGTTGTGAGCGGCAATGTTCTATTACGTAATTATGAGGTAGGCTTAGGAGGAAGTAAGACGCCTGAGCGAAGCTTTGTTATTTCGGAAAAGGTCAAAAATCCAAACGGCCGTAGCGATGGAGCCTTCGGCAGTCGAGGAATGACCTTATCCGATACGCGATATGGAATTCATGGAACGGATGAGCCCAAAAGCATAGGCAAGGATGAATCACATGGGTGCGTCAGAATGAAGAAAGAAGATGTGGAAGAATTATTTGATTTAGTACCATTAGGAACCCCTGTAACAATAGCAAAAGGAGGCTTGCCCAACGAACTGAGAGCTCCACCGGAACGATTCCGGCTAACGAGCACGCAGGACGAGACAAACCCCCACAAGGTATATGACTGGTTAAATTAAAATGATGCAGAAAAATTAGACATCCAAGGCAAGCAGTGTAGCCATAACCCCCACAATAACTACAAAAGCCACCCCGATCCAGATAAGCGCCTTCTTATTTAATTGCTCCTTCGGTTTGGCGCGGGATGTGACGGGTGGTTTTTTTCTGGCTGTGCTCATGATAATCAACCTCTCTATCATATGATTCGTTAATCCTTCCATTGTAATCGTTTTCCCAGAGAAATACCAGACGGGGATAAGAGACAAATGAGCGATGAGAAGGATGAATTCAAACGAATCTAGATGAAGAGAGACTAAGCGGGCTTTATCCCCTTTTCTTTTCTCTTGGAAAAGGCTAAACTGTTACCCGAAAGGTTTTCTTTAATACACGTGTAATCTATTGTTAGTGTTTCTTGAAAGGATGTCGAATTCATTGTTGTACCAAATAGCTAAACCCTTCTTATTCAAAATGGACCCTGAAGCTGCACATCATCTGATCGTAGACGGAATGGGTGTTTCTGCGAAAATCCCAGGTATGCCCTCGCTGCTATCTGCAGTATGGGGCACGAAAGATTCTCCAGAGCTGGCAGTCGACTTATTCGGTCTTCATTTTAATCATCCTGTTGGCTTGGCTGCAGGTCTTGATAAGAACGCGAAGGCAGTGACTGGCCTATCGAGAATTGGATTATCTTTTCTAGAAGTGGGAACCGTTACTCCGAAGGGGCAAGCTGGTAATGAGCAGCCTCGTTTGTTTAGGCTTCCTCCGGATGAAGCGCTTATTAATAGGATGGGCTTCAATAATGATGGAGCAGATGTAATGGCTGAGCGGCTCTCGAAGCTTTCTCGGCATCGGATACCTCTAGCCGTAAATATTGGTAAGAATAAGCTTACACCTAATGAAAATGCAGCGGATGACTATCGGGCTTGTGTGCAGAAGCTGTTTCCTTATGGTGATTTTTTCGTTGTGAATATTAGCTCACCTAATACTCCGGATTTAAGGGCTCTGCAGCATGGAGACGAATTACGTAGTCTACTTGACGCGGTCAAGGATGAGATGGGTAAGCAAGCTGAAAGACATGGTGAATTACCGAAGCCAATTTTAGTAAAGATTGCTCCGGATAATACGGAAGAGCAAATCATGTACATGGCTGAAGCTATTCAGCTTAGTGGAATGTCAGGTATTATCGCTACGAATACAACGATTAGTCGTGATGGATTAACACACAAGAGTGCAGGAGAAATGGGCGGGCTTAGCGGTCGTCCGCTAACGCAACGTTCGACGGAAGTCATCCGAAGCTTATACCGAATTACACAAGGAAAGCTTCCAATTATCGGCTCTGGCGGCATTTTCACAGCAGATGATGCTTATGAAAAAATTCGTGCGGGGGCAAGTTTAGTAGAAGTATACACCGCGCTTATTTATAAGGGGCCTGCATTATTAAAGGAAATACATGGCGGCTTGAAGAAGAAATTAAAGCAAGATGGATTTACTCGTATTACGCAAGCGATAGGCGCGGATCACCGTTAGGGGGTTTTTCGATGGACGGAAGGGACTGGGGGAAGTTCCTGCTTCCCTATGAGCAAGCTGCGGAAGAGCTTAAGGTTAAGCTGAAGGCACTCCGTTCTGAGCTTAAGGCTAGAGATGAGTATGCTCCGATTGAATTCGTTACAGGTCGAGTGAAGCGGGTATCAAGCATATTGGAAAAAGCACGTCGACTATCTGTGCCGCTTGATCGGATCGAGCTTGGCATTGAGGATATTGCGGGCATCCGAATTATGTGTCAGTTCGTGGACGATATATACCGTGTAGCTGAATTAATTCGCCAGCGTAAGGACCTGAAGCTTGTATATGAGAAAGACTATATAACAAACTACAAGGACAGTGGTTATCGGAGCTACCATCTCATCGTCGAATACCCGGTGCAGACTTCTCTTGGTTCTAAGCCTGTCCTGGCAGAAATACAAATCCGTACACTGGCGATGAATTTCTGGGCGACGATCGAGCATTCTTTGAATTACAAATATCGTGATCAATTGCCTTCTCATGTTAGAGAAAGGCTACGCAAGGCAGCTGAAGCGGCTTTCCAGCTCGATACAGAGATGTCCAGCATACGTCAGGAGATTGTAGATGCGCAGCAGGATTTCGAAGAAAGCTCAGTTATCGTACGGCGGGTGCTTAACGAGATTCAGGAGCTTTATTTTTTCCGTAGAGTAAGAGAGGCTGCTCAGTTCCAACTTCGCTTTAATGAGCTGTGGGAGCATGACGATGTGTGGGGCCTTAAAGAGCTATCCCTCGAAATTCAGGCCGCTTTGGACCGTGCAGGAAAGGGCGGGACAAGTTAAGATGACAGGCTCTGGGAGACAAGCAGATCGTTTAAAGGGCTTGATGAATGATCCTCGCTACTTTGCTTATATCTCCTATTTTAATAAGGATCAAGATTATTTTGAGTGCCATGAGGTTATGGAGGAGCTGTGGTTGGAGGAAGGCCGCAGTCCCCTGCTTCAGGGGCTTGTTCAGGTTGCGTTAGGCCTGCACCATTGGGACAATGGGAATGTTACGGGAGCTGTGAAGCTAATGACGTCTGCCTTAAATAAGCTTACCGTCTATGCGGATGATGTTATTCTAGGACTTGATATGGTTTCGTTGCGTGCGAATTTGAAATCTGGTTTGGAAGCGCTAACAGTGATGGGGGCTCCATTCGAACCGTTTAGGCTAGAGGTGAAGGATCAGTTGCTAGCTCGCGCGGTTACAGAATGGGAAGCGGGGCCAAGGAGCCTCGGAGATGAGAAAGAGGAGTAACTGACTGAGGAGTCACGCCTAGGCGCATACAGTATCCGGTGGGAGCGTCAGAGGGCGCTACAGCCGGTTTATTTGTATTTTAGGACAAGCGGTTCTTTAACATATTCGCATAACAGTAAATAGGCTGCTAGTGGCACCGTAGTGGAACCGTACTGGCACAGTATTGGAAGGTGCACGAAATATTCGAGCAATTGGTTTGTGGAAGGGCACGAATGGAGGTAGTTGTGCGAATATTTCGAGCAACAGGGCTGTGAAGGTGCACGATTGGTTGGAGATGTACGATTATTTCGAGCAACGGGGTTGTGGAAGAGCGTGATCGGAGGTAGTTGTACGATTATTTCGAGCAACAAGGTAGTGGAAGGGCACGAATGGAGGTAGATGTACGAAATATTCGAGCAATAGGGCTGTGTGAGGACAGATGGAGGTAGATGTGCGAAATATTCGAGTAACTGGACCTTGGAAGGGCCCGCTTGGAGTGAGATGTACGATTATTTCGAGCAACAGGTTAGTGGAAGGACACGAATGGAGGTAGATGTACGAAATATTCGAGCAATGAGTCTTTGAGGAGGCCCGAGTGGAGGCAGTTGTACGATTATTTCGAGCAACAGGTTAGTGGAAGGACACGAATGGAGGTAGTTGTGCGAATATTTCGAGCAACTGGTCCTTGGAAGGGCACAAATGGAGGTAGTTGTGCGAATATTACGAGCTACTGGTTCGTGGAAGTTCCCGATTGGAGACAGATGTACGATTATTTCGAGCAACAGGGCTGTGAGAGGACACGAATGGAGGCAGTTGTACGATTATTGCGAGCAACTGGTCCTTGGAAGGGCACAAATGGAGGTAGGTGTACGAAATATTCGAGCAATTGGTTTGTGGAAGGGCACGAATGGAGGTAGATGTACGATTATTTCGAGCAACAGGTTAGTGGAAGGCGCGAATGGAGGTAGATGTACGATTATTTCGAGTAACGGGGTTGTGGAAGGTCGCGATTGGAGTGAGATGTACGATTATTTCGAGCAACAGGTTAGTGGAAGGACACGAATGGAGGTAGATGTACGAAATATTCGAGCAATGAGTCTTTGAGGAGGCCCGAGTGGAGGCAGATGTACGATTATTTCGAGCAACAGGGCTGTGGGAGGGCACGAGTGGAGGCAGTTGTACGATTATTTCGAGCAACAGGGCTGTGGGAGGGCACGAATGGAGGTAGCTGTACGATTATTTCGAGCAACTGGTCATTGGAAGGGCACGAATGGAGGCAGATGTACGAATATTTCGAGCAACGGGTTTGTGGAAGGGCACGATCGGAGGTAAGTGTGCGAATATTTCGAGGAACGAGGTTGTGGAAGGTAATCTCGATGCAAAGCTTTTTCTTCAATGTGCCAAAAATAAGGATAGTGTTATAATTGGAGCATAGAGCTTAGTTGTGGACAAGCACTTTTACACGATAGGGATAAGCTTGCCTTATACAACAGGGATATTAGTATGGACATGAAATTGCGGCAATAAGAAAGTAGGTCATCAGATGAAGGTAACAATACGATTGGACAAGATGCTCGGAAATCTAGGATATGGCACACGTAGCCAAATTAAAATTCTTATTAAACAAGGTGCAGTCGCTGTAAACGGAAAGCTAGCTAAAGATCACGGAATGCAAATTAATCCCAAAGAAGATGAAGTGGTGCTTGATGGGGAAACGATAAAATATCGAGACACTGTATATGTCCTGCTTCATAAGCCTGCAGGAGTCATTTCTGCGACTGAGGATAGCCGGGACCAAACGGTCATCGACTTGCTGGATGAAGATTTGGCTGTGCTGTCACCCTTTCCTGTTGGGCGGCTGGATAAAGACACCGAAGGCTTGCTAATTATTACGAATGACGGGAAGCTATCTCATGAATTATTGTCACCACGTAAGCATGTCCCCAAGACATACCGGGCTCTAGTAGCAGGTGATGTTGGAACGGACGATGCTGAGGCCTTCTTAAAGGGTGTAGCTTTAGATGACGGCTACGAGACTATGCCAGCGCAATTGCTGGTGAGGGCAAAAACAAGAAATGATGGGGCCCCTGAAGTTGAAGATGAGCTTTATGCTACTGAGATGATAGACGCCATTAAGCTTGCACCTAAGCAAGAGGAAGAGATTTCGATGGATGTTCTTAGCTGGATTGAGCTTACGATTCACGAAGGTAAATTCCATCAGGTTAAAAGGATGTTCGAAGCAGTTGGTAAAAAGGTGCTGTACCTGAGGCGTATTTCGATGGGGCCGCTACAGCTGGATGCGTCTCTCGCTCCTGGAGAGTGGAGAGAGCTGACTGAAGAAGAAGTGGAGAGTTTGCGTAATTATCGGAAGGAAGGCAAGGTATGAGCTATCGCCTAATTGCTTTAGACATAGATGGAACGTTATTGAATGATCATCATGAGGTAACTCCAAGGGTTCGTGAAGCCGTAAGAGCAGCAGCGGAGCAAGGCGCGGAAATCGTGCTTTGCACCGGCCGGGGTTCAACTAGCGCGCTATCCGTCCTTAATGACCTAGGACTAAAGGGAACGATGATTACCCATAACGGCGCATCCATAATCGATAGTGAAACACGCGAAGTTTTATACGACACCGTCATTTCACATGAGCATGCGCAGACGTATGTGACTTTTTTCCGGGAACGCGGCATTCATTATGACATGAATACAGCCTTTGATTTGTATGTGGAACAAATGAATGAAGAGATTTCGCAGATGTATAGCAACATGCTGGCTATACCCATCCTGCGGAGCGAGGAAGAAGGATTTCCGGAGCGGATGGTGAAAATGTCCATTTTTGCGCCAAAAGCTGTGTTAGATGAAGTGGAAGCCGAATGGATAGGATGGCATCATGAGCTGCAAACGGTGAGAAGCGGGGATTCTTTCTTCGATGTGCAGCACTTGCATGCTAGTAAAGGAAAAGCGCTGGAACAGCTGGCTAACCTTCGAGGAATTGCGCGTGAGCACATCCTTGCAATTGGCAATTATTATAATGATACGGCTATGATTACTTACGCGGGTTGGGGAGTCGCAATGGCCAATTCCCCTAATGAGGTAAAGGCAATAGCGGATGAAGTAACGATTTCCAACAATGAAGATGGCGTAGCGGTAGTGCTAGAACAAAGGGTACTAAGATAATGACACTTTAATAAATAGAAAAACAAGTCGGACAAGTGCCGACTTGTTTGGCGTGGCTTACTATTGGACTTTGTCCAGGCAATCCCAATTAGTAACCAGCGCGCAAGATGATGACTAGCAGAATGAACAAGACCAGCACGAAGGCTGCAGATGCATAATATCCGCCGGCTGCACCAGACATGCAAATTCCTCCTTCATGAAGAATAATTTTGTTGGGGTGCCGAAGTAAGGTGCTATGATGTGCTCCCCTGTCCTCGGTATACTCTTATATTATGAAGAAGGAATTCTGCGGATTGGACATTTATCCCATGGAAAATGATTTGGGTATTGGCGGAAATAGGCTAACGACAGGCAAGGACAACAGCTGGAGTTGTAGAGCTGTTGTAGATTTATTTTAATAGCTGCGCTCTAAATTAACTACATTACGCTCCGGCTTTCCTACTGCTAAATAAGCTTTCAGGTTGTCCATTAGAATATCGGCTACTCTTTGCTTATAGTTGTCTGTCCATCCCCCGATATGAGGGGTAATAATGACGTTATCCAGCTTCCATAGAGGATGATCGGCTGGTAACGGCTCTGTTTCAAAGACGTCAAGCCCTGCACCAGCAAGCGAGCCATTCTCCAAGGCTTGAATCAATGCATCTGTATCAACCGACGGACCACGTCCCATATTAAAAAATAAAGCACCCGGACGTATCCACCCCAAACGCTCCTTGTCGAACAAATGGTGAGTTTCCTCTGTATAAGGTAGCACGTTAACAACAACATCGCTTTGTGACAATACCTCTTTGAGCTGGTCAATACCATACATCTTCTCTACGTTTGAAGAGGGAAGCGAGCTGCGCCTTACCCCAATTGTACGCATACCGAACGCAACTGCGATACGAGCGAATTCCTCTCCAATAGCTCCAACCCCGATAATGCCCATTGTTTTACCCGAGAGTAAATGATAGCGTTCGGACGGCTGCCATTGCTGTTGGCTTTGATGGCGAATCGCATGATGTAAATTACGGCTAAAGGAAAGCAGCATGGCAAACAGAGTTTCTGTCATGGATGCTGGGTGAATGCCGCTAGCACTACTTAGTTGAATGCCAAGACTCTTAAGCCTATCTAGAGGAAGCTTATCAACACCAGCAGAGCTCGTTTGTACCCATTTTAGCTTGGAGCCTTCCGTTTCCAATATTTTTCCCATAGTAGCATTCCAACCACACACAACCTCGGCTTCTAGATATTGCTCGTGAGATATTTGATCAGGGCTACCAGTAACGATTGTCCAATCTGGAATTAGCTCTTGTATTTGTTGCACTTGAACGGCTTTAAGCTCGAATAGTAGAAGTAGACTAGGCATGGAATATCTCCTTATGTATGTATTGTGTTTGACAGCTAGGTAGTAAATTAACCATCACGGCGTTTCAGAAAGCTTGCTTCAGCGGCATTTATTCCTTTAAGCTTTGCGTAATTCGTAACACGGTTTTTACCAGATGTTTTACTATTATACATCGCCTCATCCGCCTGCTTCATAAGCACCTCAGCTGTCTCGCCTACCGCAGCCATACTGAAACCAATGCTGATTGTAACGATTGATTCCTTTTCTGTCCGCGAGCGAATGGCTTCAGCAACTTTCTTGCACACAGACGAAGGTCCAATGACGAAAGCGACTAGCTCCTCACCGCCGTAGCGACCGGATAATCCAATTCCTTCGGTTTCCTCCATCAGAAGAGCTGATACCTGCTTAAGAACTCCATCTGCCTTATGATGTCCATGCGTATCGTTTAGCTTCTTGAAATTGTCGATATCGCAGAAAATAACGCCAAGAGCTCTTCCGGTCCGAAGCTCCTGATCCAATCTTCCCATGAAGTACCTTCTATTGTACAGGTTTGTTAGACCATCTGTAATCGAAGAACGGTAAACAGATTGAAGAATTTCGACAACACGCTCGAATAAAATCATAAATAAAAGAATGTAATATACAATTGGTAGCAGGCCCGCTATCGTTCTAAAAATAAGGACCTCTGGTGCCCAATAGGTGCTTGAAATGACAAAGAGCTGCATTGAAAATGCGACCATAATGCTAGCCATATATTTACGAGGCTGGCCAATATGGGGGGCAAACATCAGCGCAAACAATGGCCCAAGCATAAGCAGAAAGCTATCTAGCGCAGGTGTTGAATGAATATTGCTCATCCAATCACCATTGGATGAAGAGACTCCCGGCAGTATGTCTCCAAGGGCAATAAGCAGCGCGGTTCCAAGCAAGCCATAAAACCAAATGCGTGTTCGGGTGCGACGACGATGGTAGAGCTCAAATACAGCGAAATTGATGACGATGAATGCATATACTTGTAGTAGCTTGCCGATGAATTCCAAAGAAGGAATGGACGGTGTAAGCTTTAAGGCAAACGCTAGCTGAAGCGAGTGGTGGATGAGAATAAACGCAAGAGATGTGAGCAATGATCGGTAAGCTTGCCTGCGATTGTGCTCATATATTCGGTAGGACATGAATAACATCAGGGCCACAATGACGACAGCCATAGCGGAGGAAAAAAGAAAACTGTAATCACTGGAAGTAAGGATGATAGTATACATGATGGACTCCTTTAGCAATCTCTTCAGCTTGCAGAACATATGTTTCTAATATATCATATTTTTGAGAGACTAAGTGCTTGTCTTATTCTCATGCTTACCTAGATAGAGAGAAGTGAGGAGGAATCGCCCTTGAACATTTTACAGGCGTTGTTTTTCCCCCCGGAGCAGCCGGGAGGTGTCTCATCCATGGTACCCCATATCGGGGAGCGATTCCGCAAAATAGGCTGGGAAATGGAACTGTTCTCACTGCCAAGGCGAATTCGCAACAAAGGACATGACCCAATCAAGTTCGAGACCTTTGACTGGCAGACCTATGCGGGCAATGCCATTGTGGACAAATATATTCAAACCTATAAGGATTACATTTGGTGGGTGAAGCTAAGGCTTTCCGGTCAGAAATACGATCTCATCCATGCGCATCATCCAATTGCTGCACTAGCGATGAAGCATATTTTTGTGGATACCCCAGTATTAATGACGATTCATTCAAGCTATGAACGAGAGCTAATATTAAACGGCCGAATTGCCGATGGTGGCGCTGAGCATCGTTTTCTGACTGCGATATACACAGAATTAGAGCATCAAACGGATCAGCTGATGACGGTTTCGAACTCTTTTGCTAAATATATCGGCACTTACTTGAAAGAACCTGAGCTTATTGAAGTAATTCCTAACGGATATGATGAGAAAAGGTTTAAACCAGTCCCTCATGAGAACGAGGTTACCCAGCTTGTAACCGTATGTCGACTCGTTCCGGCCAAGGGATTGGATATTCTTCTGAGGGCTTGTGCTGAGCTTCGCCAAAGAGACATTAAGTTCGTTCTTCATATTATTGGAGACGGCCCTATTCGTGAAGAGCTTGAGGCATTGTCTCAGAGCTTAGGCATATATGATGATACGATTTTCTACGGGTACATGCTTCATCCTGAGGAATTAATGCCCTTCTTTGATGTATTTGTTTTACCGTCACGTGCAGAGGCATTTGGTTCGGTATTCGCCGAAGCGGCATTGTGCTTACTGTCCCTAGTAGGAACAGACGTTGGAGGCATCTCGGAGCAAATTGAGAATGGCGCCAACGGCTTGCTTGTCCCATCAGAGAATCCTGTTGCTCTCGCAGACGCTCTAGAAACGGTAATTAACGATCCCCATTTCCGATATGAGATGGCACGAGCAGGCTGGAATAAAGCGAAGAAAACATACTCCCTTAATCGGGTCATTAGTGAGCTCAAAAGGATTTATACGTCATTCGATAAAGAAATCGAGCAAGAGCAAGGGACGGACAAACAGGAGACGTGATCACAGTGGGTATTCCTTTTACCTTTGTACATGCGGCAGATCTTCATCTTGATAGTCCCTTCAAAGGGCTGACCAAGGTGCCGGATGCCGTTCGGGAGCGACTGCGCGAATCGACCTTCGCTGCACTACGGGGGCTCTGTGACATTGTTAGACGTGAAAAAGTAGATTTTGTTGTGCTGGCGGGGGATCTGTTCGATGCAGCAGATCGTTCCCTTCGGGCACAGCTTCGTCTGCAACGTGCTCTTGGTGAGATGACTGCCCTTGGAGCCCAGGTATATATTGTGCATGGCAATCATGATCCCGAAAGCGGACGTCAGGCGAAGCTTGATTGGCCTGAAGGGGTACATGTTTTTGATTCGGGCGGCGTAGGATGCTTGCCTGCTTTTTCTCGTGATGGCGAATTAGTAGCCCATGTGTATGGTATTTCTTATCCGACGCAAGCAGTGACCGATAACTTGGCACTTCGTTTCAAGAAAAAGGAGGGAGCACCCTTTCACTTGGCATTACTGCATGCTAATGTGGACGGTGATTCATCCCATGACAACTATGCGCCTTGCAAGCTAGAAGAGCTGGCAAATGCCGGATTTCAATATTGGGCGCTTGGTCACGTACATAATCGTCGTATTTTGCACGAATATCCTCATGTCGTCTATCCAGGAAATATACAGGGGCGCAGCATCCGTGAAACGGGTGGCAAGGGCGCTTACGTTGTCTCGGTCTCAGATACGGGATCTATTGATATGCGCTTTCGCGATGTTGCAGATGTGCTGTGGCAGGAAATCTCGGTATCGATTGCTGGTATAGAGAGGGAGCAGGAGCTCAAAAACCGACTGCTGACAGCGCTTGAGGAAGTGGGGCGAGAAGCAGAAGGACGTCCGGCTTTGGTACGTATTCGGTTAGAAGGCCGTGGTGTTCTGCATGATCGACTTTTGCAGCCCATTGTAGCTGAGGAATGGCTTGAGGAGCTAAGAGAATGGTTAGGTGAACCTGAGGACAGCAAAGCTTGGATATGGCCAGAAACAATTGTTGTTCGAACAGGTGGATTGCTGCAGCTGGAGACAGCCTCTGAGGAGAGTGGCTTTGTTGGTGAGCTTCTTCGTAGAGGAGTTGCAGCAACGCAGCAATCGGATTTATCCAAGGCGTTGCTTGATGAAGCAATAGACGCGCTATATCGACAGCCGAAAATTCGGGAATGGCTTGATTCTAGGAGCCATGAGGAACGGGCCCAATGGATAAGTCAGGCGATGGAGCTTTCCTTGTCATTGCTGAGGGAAGAAGATGCCGGGTGATCTGCCTGGAATGGAGGTGACGGGATGTACATACGAGAGCTTCATGTAGACGGTTATGGTGCGCTTCAGGGACTGAAGCTTGAGTTCAAAGCTCCTATCACCGTCATTTATGGCCCTAACGAAGCAGGTAAGAGTACTTTACTTCGGTTCGTTCGAAGCATGCTATATGGTTTCCCTACGCGAAAAGACCCGGTGGAGCGGGGCGAGCCCGTATTCGGAGGGCGCCATGGAGGGCGGCTGCTCCTGTCGGATAAGTCAGGGCGGAAGTGGATACTTGAGCGCTATGCTGAGCGTGGGAATGATATCCTGCTGCGTGAAGAAAGTGGGATCGAGCGGATATTAGGTCAAACAGAGTGGGAGCGGCTTCTATTAGGAGGTATCTCTGAGCGCTTGTTTCGTCAATTGTTTGCGGTATCGCTTAATGAGCTTCACGAGCTGAGATCGCTGCAGGGAGAAGAAATCGGCAATTATTTGTACCACGCTGGACTTGCTGGTGGCTCTGCACTTACGGCCGCGCGTCGTCAGATAGGCACGGAAATGGATCGTCTGTTTCGTCCGAAAGGAACGACTCAAGAAATGAATCGGCTGCTCGCCGCAATGAAAGAAACGGAGACAGCCATCCGTCAAAGCGGAGATGGCGTTCAATATTATTATGAGACCGGCGAAGCATTAGCAGAGGTGGAACAGCAATTAGCCTTGCTAGATCAGCAGTTCCCCGAGCTGCGTATGCAAACGGCAAAGCTGCAAGGGGCGTATGAGCTGCGCGAATGGTGGCTTAAGCGCGAAGCTTTATTGACGGAAGAAACGGAAATACGCAATCAGCTGCCCGATCCGTCAGCTCCCTTACTGCGAGAGGCTACCATCGTCGCTTGGCCGGATTTGAAGCTCAGGCGACAGGAAGCCATCATTAAGCTGAATAGAGCTACAAGCACTCAATTGGAGCTGCAGATTCAGCGTGAGAAGATGACTTGGGATGAAGAATGGGTATCTTCCGTTGCTGAGCTTGAACGTCTGGAATCATTGCGCGAAGGAATGATCGCTAAGCGAGAAGAAAGAACGGAGCTGGAGGCCGAGCGCCGAATGCTGGATGAGAGCTTACAAAGCACGCTTTCTAGACTTTCTGCGAATTGGGGAGAGGAAGAGCTGCTTTCCTTCGGGGGGCTCGTTGCCGAAAGGGAAAGAGTTCGCCGCCTGCAGATAAGCTGGGAGGAAACGGAAAGGGCATTGGCTACGCTTGATTCAGAAATTCGTAGAATTGCCAGACAGCGAGAGGTACTTCAATCGGAAGAAAGCTCACTTTCCGCTGCCGAAAGCTTGGCGGATAAGGATGCTGGCTTATCGTTGAAGGGACAATCCCAGACATTCGGCTTATTCATCCCGCGCACTAAGCCAGCTTTAATACAGGCATGGCATAATGTAGAGGATGCGCGCCGGGAATACGAACGGGCTCGGTCGATTACCCGTCCTTCTCGCAGTAATGGGTCTCGCACCTCTCAACGGATGGCTGTGCCACCCCGAATGCAGTATGGCATTGCAGGTCTTCTAGGTGCTGCAGCAATAACCTTACCATTGCTGATGAATAGTGAAGACAAAGCGGCTCCTGTTGTTTATTTGATTTCCGCTATTTTGTTAATCATATCTGCAGGAACGTTAATAACAGCTTTGCGCCGCAAATCCGAGAGTCGTAATCGAACAGCTACAGATGCCTCTAGCCCGACTAGCGATCATGATATTGCAAGTATTCGGTTACATCATAAGCTGGTCAACGATCGATTGCGCCAATTAATGAATGACCCTGAGACAGCGGTAGCCAAGCTCATTCCAGATCTTCAGGAGATGGCCTCGGCTGATTTGCCGCAGCAATCGGAAGCTGAAGATCTAATGTGGCAGCAGCTACGCGGTGCCGTATATGAGCAGCTCGAGCGATTCGAAGTAATGGAGCGCGAGAAGTCGAAGCAGCAAGAGCTTCAAGGGAGAGGGCAGGAGCTTCAGAGAGAGCGTGAGCTTGTAGAGAGAGATTCGGTTAAGCTGCATCAACGATTGGATGAGCTACAGGAGCAATGGATGGAATGGCTGCACAATCGCAGATTACCTTCTCA
This portion of the Cohnella abietis genome encodes:
- a CDS encoding AAA family ATPase, with amino-acid sequence MYIRELHVDGYGALQGLKLEFKAPITVIYGPNEAGKSTLLRFVRSMLYGFPTRKDPVERGEPVFGGRHGGRLLLSDKSGRKWILERYAERGNDILLREESGIERILGQTEWERLLLGGISERLFRQLFAVSLNELHELRSLQGEEIGNYLYHAGLAGGSALTAARRQIGTEMDRLFRPKGTTQEMNRLLAAMKETETAIRQSGDGVQYYYETGEALAEVEQQLALLDQQFPELRMQTAKLQGAYELREWWLKREALLTEETEIRNQLPDPSAPLLREATIVAWPDLKLRRQEAIIKLNRATSTQLELQIQREKMTWDEEWVSSVAELERLESLREGMIAKREERTELEAERRMLDESLQSTLSRLSANWGEEELLSFGGLVAERERVRRLQISWEETERALATLDSEIRRIARQREVLQSEESSLSAAESLADKDAGLSLKGQSQTFGLFIPRTKPALIQAWHNVEDARREYERARSITRPSRSNGSRTSQRMAVPPRMQYGIAGLLGAAAITLPLLMNSEDKAAPVVYLISAILLIISAGTLITALRRKSESRNRTATDASSPTSDHDIASIRLHHKLVNDRLRQLMNDPETAVAKLIPDLQEMASADLPQQSEAEDLMWQQLRGAVYEQLERFEVMEREKSKQQELQGRGQELQRERELVERDSVKLHQRLDELQEQWMEWLHNRRLPSHLTPDVLPELLGLAEQGQTLLRQRQRVMERMNTLATALAEFEQAASRLIEACPPPAHIRMDILQAIQWLYRESLKQLEVKEAAERADQQLMAASAFVNEVHEELKEIEDSVAALFTEAQAVNEAELEERLRIDGRCQALRKEAREIQLRLESGRDAVAQAKLYELLDSYDEAALASLLQEQKGLLEAEEARRTDLLDRRGRLAQELNRQRNEAELEDKGQRLRELQSKLEQLTERYAILALCDRLIVQTKAVYEEERQPEVLQHASRYLKQMTNGTYTRIVAPGDTKALLAETHDQRQLDSLYLSRGTQEQLYLAMRFALCNAASPEHPLPLLLDDLFVHFDEQRLIQSLPVLQDLSGQRQVFLFTCHRHVAQTIASGIPTAQLLTLGD